In Deltaproteobacteria bacterium, one genomic interval encodes:
- the atpB gene encoding F0F1 ATP synthase subunit A, with product MGELGLIHQLIIPFLGHNITINLEVVAMTWIVFAFLVVVGILSTRKRSIFPRSMQMFGELFVNQFYGLTEDALDKEMAKKYGPLICALFMFLVLANWLGIIPHLEEPTKDLNTPLSLGLMGFVIAHYAGIKTKGFKAYVKEYMEPMFFMAPLNIIGELAKIVSISFRLFGNIMGGSIIILVVSHLTYSIVLPPLLNAFFGLFVGTIQAFVFTMLTVVYISVQVK from the coding sequence ATGGGTGAATTAGGCTTAATACATCAACTGATCATTCCCTTTCTGGGGCATAACATCACCATCAACCTGGAAGTCGTGGCGATGACCTGGATCGTTTTCGCTTTTCTGGTGGTGGTGGGGATCTTGTCCACCCGTAAAAGAAGCATTTTCCCCCGATCGATGCAGATGTTCGGTGAATTGTTCGTCAATCAGTTTTACGGTCTCACCGAAGATGCCCTGGACAAGGAAATGGCCAAAAAATACGGCCCCCTCATCTGCGCGCTTTTCATGTTTCTTGTACTGGCCAACTGGCTGGGTATCATCCCACATCTGGAAGAACCCACCAAGGATCTCAACACCCCACTAAGCCTCGGGCTGATGGGGTTTGTCATCGCCCACTATGCCGGTATCAAGACAAAAGGATTTAAAGCCTATGTAAAGGAATACATGGAGCCGATGTTTTTCATGGCACCCTTGAACATTATCGGGGAGCTTGCCAAGATTGTGTCCATTTCATTTCGGCTTTTCGGCAATATCATGGGCGGCTCCATCATCATACTGGTGGTTTCCCATCTGACCTACAGCATCGTCCTGCCACCCTTGCTGAACGCTTTTTTCGGTCTCTTTGTGGGCACCATACAGGCTTTCGTGTTCACCATGCTTACCGTGGTCTATATATCGGTTCAGGTCAAATAA
- the atpE gene encoding ATP synthase F0 subunit C — protein MEFETQLIIKAAAFTGAGIAMGLGAIGAAIGEGYTAAMANDAVSRNPELSGEIFKNMLVGQAVAESASIFALVIAILMLFLGVPLDNLLEGASMFGAGLCMGFGAVGSGVGSGFPGGQACVGIARQPAVTSRLTTNMLIGSAVCQTPAIFSMVVALMLIFMNFGQLPLAPTWAALIGAGLSTGLAAIGSGYGGGLAAGSSCEGIARQPESVGNVTTVMLVGQAVAQTPSIFGLLVSFILLFKKFPESSTLQAAMALLGAGLCMGLGGIGPGVGNGMAAEGAVRWVARKVNRSGELMRIMLVGQAVSQSTAIYAMVIALVLIFVV, from the coding sequence ATGGAATTTGAAACTCAACTTATCATAAAAGCGGCCGCATTTACGGGTGCGGGGATTGCCATGGGACTGGGGGCCATCGGGGCCGCCATCGGCGAAGGCTATACGGCTGCCATGGCCAATGACGCCGTCTCCAGAAATCCGGAACTGTCCGGCGAAATTTTCAAAAACATGCTGGTCGGTCAAGCGGTTGCAGAGTCGGCCTCTATTTTCGCACTGGTGATTGCCATTTTGATGCTGTTTCTGGGTGTACCCCTGGACAACCTCTTGGAAGGCGCATCCATGTTCGGCGCGGGCCTCTGTATGGGTTTCGGTGCGGTTGGCTCCGGTGTCGGGTCTGGATTCCCGGGCGGACAGGCCTGTGTCGGCATTGCCAGGCAGCCGGCCGTCACATCGCGTCTGACCACCAACATGCTTATCGGGTCGGCCGTCTGCCAAACACCGGCAATTTTTTCAATGGTGGTAGCCCTGATGCTGATTTTCATGAACTTTGGCCAGCTGCCGTTGGCCCCGACCTGGGCCGCGCTGATCGGTGCAGGATTAAGCACCGGACTGGCGGCTATCGGGTCAGGATATGGCGGCGGTCTGGCTGCAGGATCAAGCTGCGAGGGTATTGCTAGGCAGCCGGAGTCGGTCGGTAATGTAACCACCGTTATGCTGGTAGGGCAGGCGGTTGCTCAGACACCGTCCATTTTTGGGTTGCTGGTCAGCTTTATCCTGCTGTTTAAAAAGTTTCCTGAATCTTCCACACTGCAGGCCGCAATGGCATTGCTGGGCGCCGGTCTGTGTATGGGATTGGGCGGCATCGGACCGGGTGTCGGCAACGGTATGGCGGCTGAGGGTGCCGTTCGATGGGTGGCCAGAAAAGTCAACAGGTCCGGTGAACTGATGCGGATCATGCTGGTGGGACAGGCGGTTTCTCAATCTACGGCTATATATGCCATGGTGATTGCGTTGGTCCTTATTTTTGTAGTTTGA
- the atpE gene encoding ATP synthase F0 subunit C, with amino-acid sequence MAIEGIDIVKAAAFLGAGISMGLGAIGPGVGEGMVAAKACEAIGKNPREAGLLTRTMLVGQAVSESTGIYSLVIALLLLFVV; translated from the coding sequence ATGGCTATTGAAGGCATTGATATTGTAAAAGCGGCAGCTTTTCTCGGAGCTGGAATTTCCATGGGTTTAGGCGCTATTGGACCCGGTGTGGGCGAAGGCATGGTTGCAGCCAAAGCATGTGAAGCGATCGGTAAAAACCCAAGGGAGGCCGGTCTTTTAACCCGAACCATGCTCGTTGGCCAGGCGGTTTCGGAATCCACCGGCATCTATTCACTGGTTATCGCGTTGCTGCTACTCTTCGTGGTCTAA
- a CDS encoding ATP synthase F0 subunit B: MKARSRSRIFALLSRLLPLVLLATAAMFMIVHGAMAAEDAADWRPAYDLILRYINFAILMFLIFKYARKPLVNFFKEKSEDVKKEIQDVEREKKEILAKVEDLLKARDHSKERLEKLKERIISQGRASKQRIIDSAQEEGTILLESAKRKLHSQLLSAHADIRAEMIDLAIDMATRKLPDHIDDRDNQMILEHYMKSTDSL; this comes from the coding sequence ATGAAGGCTCGAAGCCGTAGCCGCATATTCGCGTTGCTGTCGCGGTTGCTGCCGCTTGTATTACTGGCAACGGCCGCCATGTTCATGATTGTGCACGGGGCCATGGCCGCGGAAGATGCCGCTGACTGGCGCCCTGCCTATGATCTTATCCTGCGCTATATCAATTTTGCCATCCTGATGTTTCTCATTTTCAAGTACGCTAGAAAGCCTTTGGTCAACTTTTTCAAGGAAAAAAGCGAGGATGTAAAAAAAGAGATCCAAGATGTGGAAAGGGAAAAGAAGGAGATCCTGGCAAAAGTCGAGGATCTTCTGAAGGCCCGCGACCACAGCAAGGAAAGACTCGAGAAACTGAAGGAGCGCATCATATCCCAGGGCAGAGCCAGCAAACAGCGCATCATCGACAGTGCCCAAGAGGAAGGCACCATTTTATTGGAAAGCGCGAAGCGGAAACTCCATAGCCAGCTGCTGTCGGCCCACGCGGACATCCGAGCGGAGATGATCGACCTAGCCATCGACATGGCCACCCGGAAACTGCCCGACCACATAGACGACCGGGACAACCAGATGATTTTAGAACACTACATGAAAAGCACCGATAGCCTCTGA
- a CDS encoding ABC transporter substrate-binding protein, with amino-acid sequence MKKVLIVLSLLAVTVFFISGSGFAKSQALVYGTTEKVTDMDPCNAYDFHTWEIFYNIYQGLMGYPPGETNLVPGLAESYTISDDGKAYTFNLKKGLKFSDGTPFDSQTVKWSIDRVMRIAGDPSWLVTDFVESVEAVDKYRVKFNLKNPVAYFPSLVATPPYYPVNPNVYPADKIVKNPSELKGGKLVGLGPYQAVSFKRDEEIVLDLNPYYAGDKPLNDRVVIRYFADATTMRLALEKGELDFAFKSFNPSDIKDLENSSKIKTIKGQGPYIRYVCFQCETPPFDDKVVRQGIAAALNRKEIIKKVFLGQNAPLYSMVPMGMWTHTDSFKFAFGDGNIAKAKELLASKGFNSSNKLKFDFWYTPSHYGDTEVDMAAVIKSQLEATGVMEVTVKSAEWATYKQNWHQKLMPVYLLGWYPDYIDPDNYTAAFAGTAGSKGNGIYFSSPVWDALFVEGQKNPDPAKRAAVYGQVQQMWTDEVPTAPIFQGTLYLFSQKNIEGIMISPTLQFIYAPIKRTE; translated from the coding sequence ATGAAAAAAGTGTTGATTGTTCTCAGTCTGCTGGCTGTAACCGTATTTTTTATTTCCGGCAGCGGCTTTGCCAAGAGCCAGGCGCTGGTCTATGGCACCACGGAAAAAGTCACCGACATGGATCCATGCAATGCCTATGACTTTCACACCTGGGAAATTTTTTACAACATCTACCAGGGCCTGATGGGCTATCCTCCGGGAGAAACCAATCTGGTTCCGGGCCTGGCGGAATCCTACACGATCAGCGACGATGGCAAGGCCTATACCTTCAACTTGAAAAAGGGCCTGAAGTTTTCGGACGGCACCCCGTTCGATTCCCAGACAGTCAAGTGGTCCATCGACCGGGTCATGCGCATCGCCGGGGATCCCTCCTGGCTGGTGACCGATTTTGTAGAGAGCGTCGAGGCCGTCGATAAATACCGCGTGAAGTTCAATTTGAAAAACCCCGTGGCCTATTTCCCCTCTCTCGTGGCCACCCCACCCTACTACCCGGTCAACCCCAATGTCTATCCGGCCGACAAAATCGTCAAAAACCCTTCCGAACTCAAGGGTGGAAAACTGGTGGGCCTCGGACCTTACCAGGCGGTTTCGTTCAAACGGGACGAGGAGATCGTTCTGGATCTCAACCCTTACTATGCGGGCGACAAACCCCTGAATGACCGGGTGGTCATCCGCTATTTCGCCGACGCCACCACCATGCGCCTGGCCCTGGAAAAGGGCGAGCTGGATTTTGCCTTCAAGTCCTTTAACCCGTCCGACATCAAAGACCTGGAAAATTCTTCCAAGATCAAAACCATCAAGGGGCAGGGCCCCTACATCCGTTATGTCTGTTTTCAGTGCGAAACCCCGCCCTTTGACGACAAGGTGGTCCGTCAGGGAATCGCCGCCGCCCTGAACAGAAAGGAAATCATCAAAAAGGTGTTTCTGGGACAGAATGCGCCGCTTTACTCCATGGTGCCAATGGGCATGTGGACCCACACCGACAGCTTCAAGTTTGCCTTCGGGGACGGCAACATCGCCAAAGCCAAGGAGCTTTTGGCCTCCAAAGGATTTAACAGCAGCAACAAGCTGAAATTCGATTTCTGGTACACGCCCAGCCATTACGGCGACACGGAAGTCGACATGGCCGCTGTCATCAAGTCCCAGCTGGAAGCAACCGGCGTCATGGAGGTGACGGTGAAGTCCGCCGAGTGGGCCACCTACAAGCAGAACTGGCACCAAAAGCTGATGCCGGTATACCTCCTGGGATGGTATCCGGATTACATCGATCCGGACAATTACACCGCCGCCTTTGCCGGCACGGCCGGATCCAAAGGCAACGGCATCTATTTTTCCAGCCCCGTATGGGACGCCTTGTTTGTGGAGGGACAGAAAAATCCCGATCCCGCCAAACGGGCCGCCGTATACGGGCAGGTACAGCAAATGTGGACCGACGAAGTCCCCACGGCCCCGATCTTTCAGGGAACGCTTTACCTGTTTTCCCAGAAAAACATAGAGGGCATCATGATTTCGCCCACGCTGCAGTTCATTTATGCACCCATCAAACGTACCGAGTAA
- a CDS encoding ABC transporter permease, protein MKNLLRYIFTRTLLTVPMLFILLSIVFVVIRIMPGDPVSSMLGGHAPDSVIEQKKEELGLNRPLIVQYGDYLLQICRLDLGNSMIFNERVIDSIKMKVPATIELTFFGMLITLILGILLGVYAADKRRSPQDYAIRLYGIVIYCIPVYWLGLMLQMIFGVWLDVLPVAGRTGARVFVSMFEKTGFYILDTILVRDFEALKDVLIHLILPSFTLGLTLSGIFIRLTRANMLDVLKADYILAAEARGIRHNRVVYKHALLNAFVPILTMMGLQVALLMAGAVLTETTFSWPGMGRLLLERIYLRDYPTIQGVIVIFAMIVALVSLVVDIVYALVDPRVRY, encoded by the coding sequence ATGAAAAATCTTCTTCGATACATCTTCACACGAACCCTTCTAACCGTTCCCATGCTCTTTATTCTCTTGAGCATCGTTTTTGTGGTGATTCGCATCATGCCTGGGGACCCGGTTTCTTCCATGCTGGGCGGCCACGCTCCCGACAGCGTCATCGAGCAGAAAAAAGAGGAGTTGGGGCTCAACAGGCCCCTGATCGTGCAGTATGGCGATTATCTACTGCAAATCTGCCGATTGGACCTCGGCAACTCCATGATTTTCAATGAACGCGTCATCGATTCCATCAAGATGAAGGTTCCGGCCACCATCGAGCTCACCTTTTTCGGCATGCTGATCACGTTGATCCTGGGGATTCTGCTGGGGGTCTATGCCGCCGACAAGCGCCGGTCCCCCCAGGATTACGCCATCCGCCTTTACGGCATCGTCATATACTGCATTCCGGTCTACTGGCTGGGGTTGATGCTGCAGATGATCTTCGGGGTCTGGTTGGACGTGTTGCCGGTGGCCGGCCGGACCGGTGCGCGCGTGTTCGTGTCGATGTTCGAAAAAACCGGGTTTTACATTCTGGACACAATCCTGGTCAGGGATTTCGAAGCCCTGAAAGATGTCCTCATCCACTTGATCCTGCCCTCGTTCACGCTTGGGCTGACCCTTTCGGGAATTTTTATTCGTTTGACGCGGGCCAACATGCTTGATGTGCTCAAAGCGGACTACATCCTGGCGGCCGAAGCCCGGGGCATCCGGCACAACCGGGTAGTGTACAAACACGCATTGCTGAACGCCTTCGTACCCATATTGACCATGATGGGCCTCCAGGTGGCTCTGCTCATGGCCGGTGCGGTGTTGACGGAAACCACTTTTTCCTGGCCGGGAATGGGGCGGCTGCTCCTGGAGCGGATCTATCTCAGAGACTACCCCACCATCCAGGGCGTCATCGTCATCTTTGCCATGATCGTCGCCCTGGTGTCGCTGGTGGTGGATATCGTCTACGCTCTGGTGGACCCGAGGGTGCGCTACTGA
- a CDS encoding ABC transporter permease → MKYSPSAGLGKLLSRFTGMGKKYGVEWWILVAGALIIIAVLCMAAFASHIAPFDPHNQAAGPQLAPPGGKHLLGTDNLQRDVFSRIVFGSRTILGVAILAAIISSLCGISLGLISGYSGGFFDKMLSLVMDSIYSFPGLILAIAFAAMLEPGIISITLAVAVIYIPTYFRLVRGQTLSIKEELYVEAAQAIGAPGKTILWKYIFPNVIATTVVVFTMNVGDAIMIEAALTYLGLGLPPSIVDWGMDLAMGKKFLPSGQWWLITFPGVMISMLALGFTMLGEGLAEILNPRLLER, encoded by the coding sequence GTGAAATATTCCCCCTCGGCAGGATTGGGAAAATTGTTGTCCCGCTTTACCGGCATGGGCAAAAAGTACGGGGTGGAGTGGTGGATTCTCGTCGCCGGTGCCCTCATCATTATAGCGGTCCTTTGCATGGCCGCTTTTGCCTCCCACATTGCGCCCTTCGACCCGCACAATCAAGCCGCCGGCCCCCAGCTGGCACCGCCTGGCGGCAAGCACCTTTTGGGCACCGACAACCTGCAGCGGGACGTTTTCTCGCGCATCGTCTTCGGCTCGCGGACCATCCTGGGGGTGGCGATTCTGGCGGCCATCATCTCCTCGCTGTGCGGCATCAGCTTAGGGCTGATCTCCGGATACAGCGGCGGGTTCTTCGACAAAATGCTTTCCCTGGTCATGGATTCGATCTACTCGTTTCCGGGCCTCATCCTGGCCATCGCCTTTGCCGCCATGCTGGAACCGGGGATCATCAGCATCACCCTTGCCGTGGCGGTGATCTACATCCCGACCTATTTCCGCCTGGTTCGCGGCCAGACCCTCAGCATCAAGGAGGAGCTGTACGTCGAGGCGGCTCAAGCCATCGGCGCACCGGGCAAGACGATTTTGTGGAAATACATCTTCCCCAACGTGATCGCCACCACCGTGGTTGTCTTCACCATGAATGTCGGCGATGCTATCATGATCGAGGCGGCCCTGACCTACCTGGGACTCGGCCTGCCGCCAAGTATCGTTGATTGGGGCATGGATCTGGCCATGGGTAAGAAATTTCTGCCCTCCGGCCAGTGGTGGCTGATTACCTTTCCCGGGGTCATGATTTCGATGCTGGCCCTCGGCTTTACCATGCTGGGCGAAGGTTTGGCGGAAATTCTGAACCCCAGGCTGCTGGAGCGTTAG
- a CDS encoding ABC transporter ATP-binding protein: MEEHLLEIRNLDVQFPIHIGTVRAVENVSLYLKQGEVMGLVGESGCGKSTLGFSILRMLRSPGRITAGEINYRQEDIAGMSAREILALRGKKIAMIFQDPLTSLNPLFKVGNQFVETIQTHEKSVSRKDALKRAGLMLERLGIARERLSEYPHQMSGGMRQRIMIGMALILNPDLLIADEPTTALDVIVEAQFLDLLNELRAEFNLTILLISHNLGIVAQMADRITVMYGGRIAETGTSMDVFAEPMHPYTQGLLASIPNIQLEQPKLTTMPGAPPDLVDPPKGCVFNPRCPEVMEICREKSPELNKKAGHAVACWLYT, from the coding sequence TTGGAAGAACATCTGCTAGAAATAAGAAACCTCGACGTGCAGTTTCCCATTCACATCGGGACGGTGCGGGCGGTGGAGAATGTCAGCCTCTATCTGAAACAGGGCGAGGTGATGGGCCTGGTCGGAGAATCCGGGTGCGGTAAATCGACCCTGGGGTTTTCCATCCTGAGGATGCTGAGATCTCCCGGCCGCATTACTGCCGGTGAAATCAATTATCGCCAGGAAGATATCGCCGGCATGTCCGCAAGGGAGATCCTGGCCCTGCGCGGCAAAAAGATCGCCATGATATTTCAGGATCCGCTGACATCCCTGAACCCGCTGTTCAAAGTCGGAAACCAGTTTGTGGAAACCATCCAGACCCATGAAAAAAGTGTATCCAGAAAGGATGCCCTGAAGCGGGCGGGCTTAATGCTCGAACGGCTGGGGATCGCCCGGGAGCGACTGTCAGAGTACCCTCACCAGATGTCGGGAGGGATGCGGCAGCGCATCATGATCGGCATGGCTCTGATCCTGAACCCGGACCTTTTGATCGCCGATGAACCCACAACCGCCCTGGATGTTATTGTCGAGGCCCAGTTTCTGGACCTTTTGAACGAACTGCGGGCGGAGTTCAATCTGACCATTCTCCTGATTTCCCACAACCTGGGTATCGTGGCACAGATGGCCGACCGCATCACCGTGATGTATGGGGGCAGAATAGCCGAAACCGGCACCTCGATGGATGTCTTTGCCGAACCCATGCACCCCTACACCCAGGGGCTTCTGGCCTCCATTCCCAACATTCAATTGGAGCAGCCCAAGCTGACCACCATGCCCGGTGCGCCCCCGGATTTGGTGGACCCGCCGAAAGGCTGTGTGTTCAACCCGCGCTGCCCGGAGGTAATGGAGATTTGCAGGGAAAAAAGTCCCGAACTGAACAAAAAGGCCGGGCATGCCGTGGCCTGCTGGCTGTACACGTGA
- a CDS encoding ABC transporter ATP-binding protein, with the protein MKLLDIQHLKKHFPLDTGVFNYLFTKDKRVVRAVDDVSFFIRKGEVLGLAGESGCGKTTTGRLALRLLEPTAGRIFYRGEALLEYSLEEMRRMRKNMQIVFQDPFASLNPRMRIGDSIAHPLAIHSNGRAQEIRDKTLEIMEKVGLSPSAFFFDKYPHQLSGGQRQRVAIARALITNPDFVVADEPIAMADVSVSAMILELMVKLKEEFDLTYLFITHDLATCKYICDRIAIMYLGRILEIGPLESVFKNPVHPYTVSLLAAVPVPDPKFKRRHAIPKGEIPSAIDPPSGCRFHPRCNVAVPGCSVAVPELVEVGRDHWVACPVKAGG; encoded by the coding sequence ATGAAACTTTTGGACATCCAACATCTGAAAAAACACTTTCCCCTGGACACGGGGGTGTTCAACTACTTGTTCACAAAAGACAAACGCGTGGTGCGGGCGGTTGACGACGTTTCGTTCTTTATCCGCAAGGGGGAGGTTTTGGGGCTTGCGGGGGAAAGCGGTTGCGGAAAGACCACCACGGGAAGGCTGGCCTTGAGACTGCTGGAACCCACAGCAGGGCGGATTTTCTACCGGGGGGAAGCGCTGCTCGAGTACTCCCTGGAGGAGATGCGCAGGATGCGGAAAAACATGCAGATCGTTTTCCAGGATCCATTCGCCTCCTTGAACCCGCGCATGCGCATCGGCGATTCCATCGCCCACCCGCTGGCCATTCACTCCAACGGGCGGGCGCAGGAGATCCGTGACAAGACGCTGGAAATCATGGAAAAAGTAGGCCTTTCACCGTCTGCGTTTTTCTTCGACAAGTACCCGCACCAGTTGTCAGGCGGCCAGCGCCAGCGCGTGGCCATCGCCCGGGCGCTGATCACGAACCCGGATTTCGTCGTGGCCGACGAACCCATTGCCATGGCCGATGTCAGCGTGAGCGCCATGATACTGGAGCTGATGGTAAAACTGAAGGAAGAGTTCGACCTGACATACCTCTTCATCACCCACGATCTGGCCACCTGCAAATACATCTGCGACAGAATCGCCATCATGTACCTGGGCAGAATCCTGGAGATCGGCCCCCTCGAATCCGTATTCAAAAATCCGGTCCATCCCTACACGGTTTCCCTGCTGGCGGCTGTGCCGGTTCCGGACCCGAAGTTCAAACGCCGGCACGCAATCCCCAAGGGAGAGATACCCAGCGCCATCGATCCGCCGTCCGGCTGCCGCTTTCATCCGCGCTGCAATGTTGCCGTGCCGGGATGTTCCGTGGCCGTTCCGGAGCTGGTGGAGGTGGGCAGGGATCACTGGGTGGCCTGCCCGGTCAAGGCCGGAGGATGA
- a CDS encoding aminopeptidase P family protein, protein MFPKAVYHSRRKRLAADVGSGIVLFLGNGQSPMNYADNLYPFRQDSSFLYFWGLDMPDLAAAIDIDASREIIFGDDMTLEESVWSGASPSLSFLCEKTDVAQIEPADHLTPFIQKARSSGRTVHILPQYRADNIMAMSRLLNTAPGDLGETVSPELIRAVVAQRSIKSAAEVDQMESALDISREMHMTAMRMTSPGMYELEVVSAMESIAYARGGSRMAYPTIFTVRGEILHNQFHGNIMQAGNLVVNDSGAESPMHYASDITRTIPVGGSFSTRQKEIYRIVLASQEAAIQSMRPGTAFRDIHLLSCRVITEGLQALGLMKGDVDASVAAGAHALFQPAGLGHMIGLDVHDMEGLGEDLVGYTDTIKRSDQFGTRNLRLARPLEEGFVLTVEPGIYFISRLIDRWRSENKFSDFIDYDRVEAYKGFGGVRIEDNVLVTRSGARILGKPIPKRVEEVEALASS, encoded by the coding sequence ATGTTTCCCAAAGCAGTTTACCACTCAAGACGCAAGCGCCTGGCCGCAGACGTCGGCTCGGGCATCGTCCTTTTCCTGGGCAATGGCCAAAGCCCCATGAATTATGCGGACAACCTGTACCCTTTCCGGCAGGACAGCTCCTTTTTATATTTCTGGGGCCTGGACATGCCCGACCTTGCCGCCGCCATCGACATCGACGCATCCCGGGAGATCATATTCGGCGACGACATGACTCTGGAGGAATCGGTGTGGTCCGGCGCATCGCCGTCCCTGTCCTTTCTATGTGAAAAAACGGACGTTGCGCAGATCGAGCCGGCTGACCACCTGACGCCCTTCATCCAAAAAGCGCGCAGTTCGGGAAGGACCGTGCATATCCTGCCCCAGTACCGGGCGGACAACATCATGGCGATGTCACGGCTGCTGAACACAGCCCCGGGCGACCTGGGCGAGACCGTGTCGCCCGAGCTGATCCGCGCGGTTGTCGCCCAGCGATCCATCAAGAGTGCGGCCGAGGTCGACCAGATGGAATCGGCCCTGGACATCTCCCGCGAGATGCACATGACGGCCATGAGGATGACATCCCCCGGCATGTACGAACTGGAGGTGGTGAGCGCCATGGAGAGCATCGCCTATGCGCGGGGGGGCAGCCGCATGGCCTATCCCACGATTTTCACGGTCAGGGGAGAGATCCTGCACAACCAGTTTCACGGCAACATCATGCAGGCGGGGAATCTGGTTGTCAACGATTCGGGTGCCGAGTCCCCCATGCACTACGCCAGCGATATTACCCGCACCATCCCCGTGGGCGGCAGCTTCAGCACCCGCCAGAAAGAGATTTACCGCATCGTGCTGGCGTCTCAAGAGGCGGCCATCCAGTCCATGCGCCCCGGAACCGCTTTCAGGGACATTCACCTGCTGTCGTGCCGCGTCATAACCGAGGGACTGCAGGCGCTCGGCCTCATGAAGGGCGACGTCGACGCATCGGTGGCTGCGGGTGCCCACGCCCTGTTTCAACCGGCGGGGCTGGGACATATGATCGGGCTGGACGTTCACGACATGGAGGGTCTGGGGGAAGACCTGGTGGGCTATACGGACACCATCAAACGCAGCGACCAGTTCGGGACGCGCAACCTGCGTCTGGCCCGTCCGCTCGAGGAGGGCTTCGTGCTGACGGTGGAGCCCGGCATCTATTTCATCTCCCGGCTGATAGACAGGTGGCGCTCTGAAAACAAATTTTCCGACTTCATCGACTATGACAGGGTGGAGGCGTACAAGGGATTCGGCGGTGTGCGCATCGAGGACAATGTTCTGGTCACCCGCAGCGGCGCGCGCATTCTCGGGAAACCCATACCGAAACGCGTTGAAGAGGTCGAGGCGCTGGCATCGTCATGA
- a CDS encoding YihY/virulence factor BrkB family protein, which produces MVSKLLNFLKIDVWNIQSRHLSGKRSFLLRLLRMVLLAVRGIGEDRLQLRASALTYYSLLAIVPIMAMAFAIAKGFGFETSLEQRLLQEFPGQEAVMMQVVASAHNLLERTRGSMIAGIGVIVLFWASVNVLSHIERSLNDIWDVKKSRSLWRKFSDYLTIMVLSPVLVILSSSVTVYVKTQVTTIIQQFSLLGGVSPIIYFSFKLLPFLMIWMLFTLIYLLMPNTKVRFLSGLLAGFIAGGLYQLLQHTYINFQFLIASYNAIYGSFAALPLFLIWLHLSWMIVFFGAEISFAHQNIEAYEFDRESRRISSGMQKHLALMITHLIVQRFTEAKEPLTMSQISGRLEIPIRLVHRLVADLTESGILSELAGIDQDEPVYQPAVSTDLLSMGYILASLEKIGSDNIPMLKTKETAAISTSLARFQEIIDSSPDNLLLKDL; this is translated from the coding sequence ATGGTTTCAAAGCTATTGAACTTTTTGAAAATAGATGTCTGGAACATTCAGTCCCGGCACTTGTCGGGCAAAAGGTCCTTTCTTTTACGACTGCTCAGGATGGTGCTGCTGGCAGTTCGCGGCATCGGGGAGGACCGCCTCCAGCTAAGGGCCTCCGCTCTAACCTACTACAGCCTGCTCGCCATCGTGCCCATCATGGCCATGGCCTTCGCCATCGCCAAGGGATTCGGTTTCGAGACGTCTCTGGAGCAAAGACTGCTTCAGGAATTTCCCGGACAGGAAGCGGTGATGATGCAGGTGGTCGCTTCCGCACACAATCTGCTCGAAAGGACCAGGGGCAGCATGATAGCCGGCATCGGCGTCATCGTCCTGTTCTGGGCTTCCGTAAACGTGTTGAGTCATATCGAACGGTCCCTAAACGACATCTGGGATGTCAAGAAATCCCGTTCCCTATGGAGGAAATTCAGCGATTATCTCACCATTATGGTGCTTTCCCCCGTGCTTGTCATCCTCTCCAGCAGCGTCACCGTGTACGTCAAGACACAGGTCACCACCATCATTCAACAGTTTTCCCTGCTGGGCGGCGTCAGCCCCATCATTTACTTTTCGTTCAAGCTTTTGCCCTTCCTCATGATCTGGATGCTGTTCACCCTCATCTACCTGCTGATGCCCAACACCAAAGTCCGCTTTCTTTCGGGCCTCTTGGCAGGGTTCATTGCCGGCGGACTGTATCAGCTTCTCCAGCACACTTACATCAACTTTCAGTTTCTCATCGCCAGCTACAATGCCATCTACGGCAGCTTCGCCGCACTGCCTCTGTTCCTTATATGGCTGCACCTGAGCTGGATGATCGTTTTTTTCGGGGCGGAAATTTCCTTCGCCCATCAGAATATCGAAGCCTATGAATTCGACCGGGAGAGCCGACGGATTTCCTCCGGCATGCAGAAACATCTGGCGCTGATGATCACTCACCTGATTGTGCAACGCTTTACGGAAGCAAAGGAACCGCTCACCATGAGCCAGATTTCAGGCCGGCTCGAGATCCCCATAAGGCTGGTGCACAGGCTCGTGGCCGACCTGACGGAAAGCGGCATTTTGTCGGAACTGGCGGGGATTGATCAGGACGAACCGGTCTACCAGCCAGCCGTGAGCACCGACCTTCTGAGCATGGGCTACATTCTGGCGTCGCTGGAAAAGATCGGCTCCGACAACATCCCGATGTTAAAGACAAAGGAAACCGCCGCGATTTCCACATCCCTAGCCCGTTTTCAGGAAATCATCGACAGCTCGCCCGACAACCTTTTGTTGAAGGATTTATAG